The genome window CTGCTTCGAGTCGTGCTACATCTGCGTCTTTCGTTGGCGGCGGAATGGTTAATGTTCTGTAATGCTCTTCCTCTTCGGATATTGGGAGTTTTTTTCCAAAGTAGTCATAGTCGCCCGCTGTATATGCTTGACTGTACGTGGATCGAACCCGTCTGCTCTTCTTACGACGTCGTCTACGCTTCGGAGCTTCCGATCGTTCCACTTGTGTGCTTTGCTCACTATCAGTATCAGAGTCGTTTTCTGGATATTCTTCCCTAGGAGTTTCTTCCGCGCTATCTTCATCGCGATCAGGAGCTTCGGGTCTTTCTCTGTGTAGTTTTTTAGgccttttttctttatagattGGTGGCACTCGAACCGTTACTGTGTCAATTTGGTTAGGGTTGTGTTCAGTGGGCGGAAGCACGCGTGGTTTTAGCTTTCGACGTGGATCCTGTGTCGTCGTTGTGACTTCGCTCTCTTCCTCACTCCCTGCGTCGTCTGGTACTTGTAAGGGTACACGGTTTGCTTTTGGTCGTTCTCTCTGGAATTTTTctgaatcatcatcatcattccTGCGACGAAGTTGATTTCCTAAGTCTCGATCACCGAAATGAACTTTTCTATAATCGTTGAGTGGCAGTTTTTTCTtaggtttttgtttttgagcCCAAAACTGATCAACAGCGGTACCGAATTCACGTACAGCTTTAGATCGATCGCGAGACTCCTGCGCATCCTCGTAGTCATCATACAGTTGCTCCTGTTGGCCCTGATCATTTTGGGTTTCATCATCTTCCACGTCGAAGAGATAATCGTCGTCGGCGACTTGTggcctatttatatttttagcgtCAATGGTGTGCACTCGTTGCGGAACTCCATCACGAACGACAAACGCGTCCACGTACACGCGTGGATTGCGAGGAGCTGGAGGAGGCAGCTTAGCTGCGCGAGGCTGAATTGCTATGGGCGTAATTTGAAGTGCAGGTTGTTCTTGCGGCGCTTCCTCTTCTGCAATATCATCATTAGCTGCAGGGGTGGGAGTAGCTAAAGCTCGGTTAAAGTTAAAGTTGAAGCGCAAGTTGGAAGTTATGGTTTCAAGATTAGAATCTGCTTTGGGTTGGGCAGGGGCGGCGCAAGGGGCAGCAGTGGTTGGGTTCGCGCGGGGTGAAGCGCACGGTGGAGGAGGAGGAGGCGGGGGGGGTGGTGCTGGTTTCGGCTTTGGGGCGGCTCTAGGTTTAGGACATGGGGGAGGGCGCGCT of Zerene cesonia ecotype Mississippi chromosome 16, Zerene_cesonia_1.1, whole genome shotgun sequence contains these proteins:
- the LOC119833020 gene encoding nucleolar protein dao-5-like, with the translated sequence MPRALVLLSLLAVARAADVFVIADTANETLAIADAVNETIADATDIVLGDTNDTLTDGDHEPIVRKKRTFGDIVFRGLADVLGYNVARKPPQAFAFPPPVAPVPGIDTPLQAAAAAPPPAPAAPPCAAPRAAAPPPCRARQPPPPPPPPPPKARPPPCPKPRAAPKPKPAPPPPPPPPPPCASPRANPTTAAPCAAPAQPKADSNLETITSNLRFNFNFNRALATPTPAANDDIAEEEAPQEQPALQITPIAIQPRAAKLPPPAPRNPRVYVDAFVVRDGVPQRVHTIDAKNINRPQVADDDYLFDVEDDETQNDQGQQEQLYDDYEDAQESRDRSKAVREFGTAVDQFWAQKQKPKKKLPLNDYRKVHFGDRDLGNQLRRRNDDDDSEKFQRERPKANRVPLQVPDDAGSEEESEVTTTTQDPRRKLKPRVLPPTEHNPNQIDTVTVRVPPIYKEKRPKKLHRERPEAPDRDEDSAEETPREEYPENDSDTDSEQSTQVERSEAPKRRRRRKKSRRVRSTYSQAYTAGDYDYFGKKLPISEEEEHYRTLTIPPPTKDADVARLEAAEDEGHFLDDHERLREDPERIQAKNKKDKKEVAEESRYVEDRERADESERSDERERSSEDTERASEAERSDSSERSDKLSPNARVRETGYKSNYVRATNVRVDDDQPEISVVKRKNRTLKRKP